From Streptomyces sp. TLI_105, the proteins below share one genomic window:
- a CDS encoding ABC transporter permease, translated as MRRSPKGEGPHEESPKRRRVVEPSRLAARDVLSEAVAGMLQRPGRSVLTALGTVLGVGTFVAILGLTATTSSQIDSRFDLLTATEVTVEDVARDQNEFADPAFPADADARIERLGGVEDAGVYWTVRLAPGTAVRSAPVGDGTGSERIEVVAASPGALRAAAPTLAQGRLYDEFASGSGQPVAVLGKSVADRLGITTLETRPAVFIGDEPFTVAGIIDDVKRRADVLMSVTVPRTTAEKLWGPPQQGDAKMLITTATGAAAQIAREAPVALRPDHPEYLKSVPPPDPKSLRAGVTDDLDQLFLLLAAVSLVIGAVGIANTTLVAVLERTGEIGLRRALGARGRHITVQFLTESGALGTMGGLVGTALGVSTVIAVALVRDWTPVMHTGTVVAAPAVGLVTGVVAGLYPAWRASRIEPAEALRR; from the coding sequence GTGAGGCGATCCCCGAAGGGCGAAGGCCCCCACGAGGAGTCCCCGAAGCGGCGCCGGGTGGTCGAGCCCTCCAGGCTCGCGGCCCGCGACGTCCTCTCGGAGGCCGTCGCCGGAATGCTCCAGCGACCGGGGCGCTCCGTCCTCACCGCGCTCGGCACCGTCCTCGGCGTCGGCACGTTCGTGGCGATCCTCGGGCTGACCGCGACGACGTCCTCGCAGATCGACTCGCGGTTCGACCTCCTCACGGCCACCGAGGTGACCGTCGAGGACGTCGCCCGCGACCAGAACGAGTTCGCCGACCCCGCCTTCCCGGCCGACGCGGACGCCCGGATCGAGCGGCTCGGCGGGGTCGAGGACGCCGGCGTCTACTGGACCGTCCGCTTGGCGCCCGGCACGGCCGTCCGCTCCGCGCCGGTCGGCGACGGCACGGGCAGCGAGCGGATCGAGGTCGTCGCGGCGTCCCCCGGGGCGCTGCGGGCGGCGGCGCCGACGCTCGCCCAGGGCCGCCTGTACGACGAGTTCGCGTCCGGGTCCGGCCAGCCGGTCGCGGTGCTCGGCAAGTCCGTGGCGGACCGGCTCGGGATCACGACCCTGGAGACCCGTCCCGCGGTGTTCATCGGCGACGAGCCCTTCACGGTCGCCGGGATCATCGACGACGTGAAGCGCAGGGCCGACGTCCTGATGTCGGTCACCGTGCCCCGGACGACCGCCGAGAAGCTCTGGGGACCGCCCCAGCAGGGCGACGCGAAGATGCTGATCACGACCGCGACGGGCGCGGCCGCCCAGATCGCGCGGGAGGCTCCGGTCGCGCTGCGCCCGGACCATCCGGAGTATCTGAAGTCCGTCCCCCCGCCGGACCCCAAGTCCCTGCGCGCGGGCGTGACCGACGACCTCGACCAGCTCTTCCTGCTCCTCGCGGCGGTCTCGCTGGTGATCGGCGCGGTCGGGATCGCCAACACCACCCTCGTGGCGGTGCTCGAACGGACCGGTGAGATCGGCCTGAGACGGGCCCTCGGCGCCCGGGGGCGTCACATCACCGTCCAGTTCCTCACGGAATCGGGCGCTCTGGGCACGATGGGCGGGCTCGTCGGCACGGCGCTCGGCGTGTCCACGGTGATCGCGGTGGCGCTGGTACGGGACTGGACGCCGGTGATGCACACGGGCACGGTCGTCGCGGCCCCGGCCGTCGGCCTGGTCACGGGCGTTGTCGCCGGGCTGTATCCGGCATGGCGTGCCTCGCGCATCGAACCGGCCGAGGCGCTGCGCCGCTGA
- a CDS encoding ABC transporter ATP-binding protein: protein MEFRAVSLTYPGPPPVAALKPCELTVHQGEFITVVGPSGSGKSTFLNVAGLLDAPTGGTYLLDGIDTAALRDGERTALRGRRIGFVFQSFHLLPHRSATENVTLSMVYSAVPRAERRARARTALERVGLGHRAEALPGRLSGGERQRVAIARALAGRPSLLLCDEPTGNLDSDNAGAVLDLLGELHASGMTIVVITHDAEVAERGERTVTIRDGTLSEPAREGRA, encoded by the coding sequence ATCGAGTTCCGCGCGGTGAGCCTGACCTACCCGGGACCGCCGCCCGTCGCCGCCCTCAAGCCCTGTGAACTCACCGTCCACCAAGGAGAGTTCATCACCGTCGTCGGCCCGTCCGGATCGGGCAAGTCGACCTTCCTGAACGTCGCGGGACTCCTCGACGCGCCCACCGGCGGTACGTACCTCCTGGACGGCATCGACACGGCGGCGCTGCGCGACGGGGAACGGACGGCCCTGCGCGGGCGGCGGATCGGCTTCGTCTTCCAGTCCTTCCACCTCCTGCCGCACCGCAGCGCCACGGAGAACGTCACGCTCTCGATGGTGTACTCGGCGGTGCCCCGCGCCGAGCGCCGCGCCCGTGCCCGCACCGCCCTCGAACGGGTGGGACTCGGCCACCGGGCCGAGGCGCTGCCGGGCCGGCTGTCCGGCGGCGAGCGCCAGCGGGTGGCCATCGCCCGGGCCCTGGCAGGCCGCCCGTCGCTGCTGCTGTGCGACGAACCGACCGGCAACCTCGACTCGGACAACGCCGGGGCCGTCCTCGACCTCTTGGGCGAACTGCACGCCTCCGGGATGACGATCGTCGTGATCACCCATGACGCGGAGGTGGCGGAGCGCGGCGAGCGCACGGTGACGATCCGCGACGGGACGCTGAGCGAGCCGGCGAGGGAGGGGCGGGCGTGA
- a CDS encoding peptidoglycan-binding protein, with translation MADDTPAGTTPPGAEPPGGIADGSRTPGGDAGGARMNRRRFWVAALVAGAVALTGAGVAATAFIKSPAQVAADAKPPPQDVLIARVENRVLAETVVLRGTVAAGQSIQVAPVSAGGEGGAAPVITKVSVKSGDAVRSGKVLLEISGRPVFVLRGGLPVYRDLKPGATGDDVKQLQDALDALGHGRGGDEKGTFGPGTKNAVEEFYSSIGYDPKPAVDDDGAAVDGAKASVTGAERALVDARDALAATTDDAQKKTLKKARDRAAEDLETAREALAKAEAAAGPMVPAAEVVFVRAFPARVATVTARPGAQVSGTAMTLSSGRLMAQGYLQDHQKGLIRAGQKVRILAETTGQETTGRVVSVADTPSQQQDQQSGTQGSGSGGDGAGGDGAQGNGAVGYLFTVEPTRELPSGLAGQEVRLTIEAASTDGKALVVPVTAVSAGVDGKTVVTTVDGTGRQERIEVRTGTTGDGFVEVVPLTRGALKEGDEVVTGVNPGAAPGNSQGAP, from the coding sequence GTGGCTGACGACACCCCGGCCGGCACGACCCCGCCCGGCGCGGAGCCGCCGGGCGGGATCGCGGACGGTTCCCGGACCCCCGGCGGCGACGCCGGGGGCGCCCGGATGAACCGGCGCCGGTTCTGGGTCGCCGCCCTCGTCGCGGGGGCGGTGGCCCTGACCGGCGCCGGCGTGGCGGCCACCGCCTTCATCAAGTCGCCCGCGCAGGTCGCGGCCGACGCGAAGCCACCACCGCAGGACGTGCTGATCGCCCGGGTCGAGAACCGGGTCCTCGCGGAGACGGTCGTCCTGCGCGGCACCGTCGCCGCAGGCCAGAGCATCCAGGTCGCGCCCGTCTCGGCGGGCGGCGAGGGCGGCGCCGCCCCCGTGATCACCAAGGTGTCCGTGAAGAGCGGGGACGCGGTGCGCTCGGGGAAGGTGCTCCTGGAGATATCCGGCCGGCCCGTCTTCGTCCTGCGCGGCGGCCTGCCCGTCTACCGGGACCTCAAGCCCGGCGCCACCGGCGACGACGTGAAGCAGCTCCAGGACGCGCTCGACGCGCTCGGCCACGGCCGCGGCGGCGACGAGAAGGGCACCTTCGGGCCCGGCACGAAGAACGCGGTCGAGGAGTTCTACTCCTCCATCGGCTACGACCCCAAGCCCGCCGTCGACGACGACGGCGCGGCCGTGGACGGCGCCAAGGCCTCCGTCACCGGTGCCGAGCGGGCCCTCGTGGACGCCCGCGACGCGCTCGCGGCCACCACGGACGACGCACAGAAGAAGACGCTGAAGAAGGCGCGCGACCGGGCCGCCGAGGACCTGGAGACCGCCCGCGAGGCGCTCGCGAAGGCGGAGGCGGCGGCCGGCCCGATGGTCCCGGCGGCCGAGGTCGTCTTCGTACGGGCCTTCCCCGCCCGGGTCGCCACCGTCACGGCCCGGCCGGGGGCGCAGGTCTCCGGCACCGCGATGACCCTCTCCTCCGGCAGGCTCATGGCCCAGGGCTATCTCCAGGACCACCAGAAGGGGCTGATCCGCGCCGGGCAGAAGGTGCGGATCCTCGCCGAGACGACGGGGCAGGAGACGACCGGCCGAGTGGTCTCGGTCGCGGACACCCCGTCCCAGCAGCAGGACCAGCAGTCCGGCACGCAGGGCTCCGGCTCCGGCGGCGACGGCGCGGGAGGGGACGGCGCGCAGGGCAACGGTGCCGTCGGCTACCTCTTCACCGTCGAGCCCACCCGCGAACTGCCCTCCGGCCTCGCGGGCCAGGAGGTGCGCCTCACCATCGAGGCCGCCTCCACCGACGGCAAGGCCCTGGTCGTCCCGGTCACCGCCGTCTCCGCGGGCGTGGACGGCAAGACGGTCGTCACCACCGTCGACGGCACCGGCCGGCAGGAGCGGATCGAGGTGCGGACCGGCACGACCGGCGACGGCTTCGTGGAGGTCGTCCCGCTCACCCGCGGCGCCCTGAAGGAGGGCGACGAGGTGGTCACCGGGGTGAACCCGGGCGCGGCCCCGGGGAACTCCCAGGGGGCGCCGTGA
- a CDS encoding peptidase inhibitor family I36 protein, with product MQRTALRRVAATAIALAAIGAGALATAGSASAATGKNGYLESGEFGLFYNSGQAGAVWDLYVADDNFDGDRFPGPGAGAGESVNDNTASYYNADSLTWWVYTDAYAGGIEGSLPAGYVGNASTNFKNRISSAYHYKAR from the coding sequence ATGCAGCGCACTGCACTCCGTCGCGTCGCCGCCACGGCCATCGCGCTCGCCGCCATCGGCGCCGGCGCGCTCGCCACGGCCGGCTCGGCCTCCGCGGCCACCGGCAAGAACGGCTACCTGGAGAGCGGCGAGTTCGGCCTGTTCTACAACTCCGGTCAGGCCGGTGCCGTCTGGGACCTCTACGTCGCGGACGACAACTTCGACGGCGACCGCTTCCCCGGCCCGGGTGCCGGTGCGGGCGAGTCGGTGAACGACAACACCGCCTCGTACTACAACGCCGACTCCCTGACGTGGTGGGTCTACACCGACGCCTACGCGGGCGGCATCGAGGGCAGCCTGCCGGCGGGTTACGTCGGCAACGCGTCCACGAACTTCAAGAACCGCATCTCCTCCGCGTACCACTACAAGGCCCGTTGA